CCGTCGCCTGCGGGAGGAGTTCTCGGTACACCTCGAGGTGAGAGAATGGTACCCATTCGTCATCGCGGCTGTGGTACAGGAACACGGGTAGTCCGCTCGCAAGCTCCGATGCAACGTCGCGATGTAGTTCGAGCTCGCTGGATTGCCAATCCTCCACACCCCAGTAGGGGGCTGCGATGAGGTAAACACCAACGATGGTCGATCTCACCCCCTCTTCGGAGAGGTATTTCAACAGGACCGAACCCCCTAACGAGTGCCCGACGAGAACCACCTCGCCAGTTACCGCAGCGAGTTCCTCGTCGATCTGGTGTTTCCACTCCGTATACGTAGGACGAGCTTCGTTCGGCATCCTCGGAAACCGAACGTCGTATGCAGCCCCCAGCTTGTCCTGTAGGCTCACCGCCAATTTTTCGTCTTCCTCGTATGCCCCCTCTCCGGCACCGTGGATGAACAGCACGTGTTTTTTCATCGATCTTGTCTCATCATCC
The window above is part of the Haladaptatus caseinilyticus genome. Proteins encoded here:
- a CDS encoding RBBP9/YdeN family alpha/beta hydrolase, whose protein sequence is MKKHVLFIHGAGEGAYEEDEKLAVSLQDKLGAAYDVRFPRMPNEARPTYTEWKHQIDEELAAVTGEVVLVGHSLGGSVLLKYLSEEGVRSTIVGVYLIAAPYWGVEDWQSSELELHRDVASELASGLPVFLYHSRDDEWVPFSHLEVYRELLPQATVREFDGRGHQFDNDLSSVARDIKR